The Mercurialis annua linkage group LG2, ddMerAnnu1.2, whole genome shotgun sequence genome contains a region encoding:
- the LOC126670443 gene encoding uncharacterized protein LOC126670443, translated as MAAPAIEGAAVTALRSVMARVRQAAERARRQPESIRVVAVSKTKPASLIRQVYDAGHRCFGENYVQEIIDKAPQLPEDIEWQFIGHLQSNKVKTLLAGVPNLAMVQGVDNVKVANILDRVVSGLGRNPLKVLVQVNTSGEASKSGVDPSGCVTIAEHVKLSCPNLVFSGLMTIGMPDYTSTPENFRILFNCRLEVCKALGMAEDQCELSMGMSGDFEQAIEMGSTIVRVGSTIFGPREYPKKQPS; from the exons ATGGCTGCTCCGGCCATAGAGGGAGCAGCCGTAACGGCACTCCGGTCAGTGATGGCCCGAGTCCGCCAAGCTGCAGAGCGAGCCCGGAGACAACCGGAATCCATAAGAGTCGTGGCTGTGTCCAAAACCAAACCAGCATCACTTATCCGCCAAGTCTACGACGCCGGCCACCGTTGCTTCGGCGAAAATTACGTTCAAGAAATCATAGATAAAGCTCCTCAG CTGCCGGAAGATATAGAGTGGCAATTTATCGGGCATTTGCAAAGCAACAAAGTTAAAACTCTATTAG CTGGAGTTCCAAATCTAGCCATGGTTCAGGGTGTGGATAATGTGAAG GTGGCAAATATTCTTGACCGAGTGGTTTCAGGCCTTGGAAGAAACCCTTTGAAGGTTTTGGTCCAAGTGAATACCAGTGGAGAAGCAT CGAAGTCTGGTGTTGATCCTTCAGGTTGTGTAACCATTGCCGAACATGTTAAACTGAGCTGCCCAAATTTGGTATTTTCTGGCCTTATGACAATAGGGATGCCGGACTATACATCAACACCAGAGAACTTTAGG ATACTATTTAACTGTAGACTTGAGGTTTGCAAGGCACTTGGGATGGCAGAGGACCAGTGTGAGCTATCGATGGGCATGTCTGGTGATTTTGAGCAAGCG ATTGAAATGGGCAGCACCATTGTGAGAGTTGGTTCAACCATATTTGGACCAAGGGAGTACCCAAAGAAGCAACCCAGCTAG
- the LOC126669662 gene encoding cytochrome b561 and DOMON domain-containing protein At3g25290-like: MSSTPIFTILLFFLAFLVTTAHFNTCSEPFFLFVTHQKKLTFCKKLTTLGAEFGWSINKTDDDHHRIDMIFGAKLNRESGWLAWGVNPDKMPQMVGTRAIIGIRHENGSSFTNTYNITSDTKLKCKLTPTELFASDDGGGDRNEVKFRNVSMEYFGDLSYFTIQASVVLPVAAYNVTRVNHVWQVGYELDGVNPKNHPTALQNDDSSETINLTTENEARHVGEHRRFLRMVHGIVNIMGWGFFMPIGVIIARYSKYPLGIKKRWFGLHVSCQMIGYILGTTGWVIGLSLGTASKFYIFRTHRLYAMFIFSFTTLQMLALRLKPEKNDEYRKHWNMYHHFLGYALLGVISINIFNGIDILKPDMTWKWIYTGILIAFAAIVAALEIFTWTKFKTSVKPTAPAPQQGPGSTTTTLCPPSKRNC, encoded by the exons ATGTCTTCCACTCCCATCTTCACCATACTCTTATTTTTCTTAGCCTTTTTAGTTACTACTGCCCATTTCAATACATGCAGCGAGCCTTTCTTTTTGTTCGTAACCCACCAAAAAAAACTCACATTCTGCAAAAAACTCACCACTCTCGGCGCCGAATTCGGCTGGTCAATCAACAAAACCGACGACGACCACCACCGCATCGACATGATCTTCGGCGCTAAACTCAACCGCGAGTCAGGGTGGCTAGCCTGGGGCGTCAACCCAGACAAAATGCCGCAAATGGTCGGAACCAGAGCTATCATCGGTATCAgacatgaaaatgggtcgtcaTTCACTAACACTTACAATATCACAAGCGATACGAAGTTAAAGTGCAAGCTAACGCCGACGGAGTTATTTGCTTCCGACGATGGCGGTGGTGATCGGAATGAAGTGAAGTTTCGAAACGTATCAATGGAATATTTTGGTGATTTGAGCTATTTTACGATACAGGCGAGTGTTGTTCTTCCGGTTGCGGCGTATAATGTTACTAGGGTGAACCATGTTTGGCAAGTTGGGTATGAACTAGACGGGGTTAATCCGAAGAACCATCCGACTGCTCTTCAGAATGATGATAGTTCTGAGACGATTAATCTTACTACTGAGAATGAGGCTCGCCATGTCGGCGAACACCGCCGATTCTTGCGAATG GTACATGGTATTGTTAACATTATGGGATGGGGATTTTTCATGCCTATTGGTGTAATAATAGCAAGATACTCAAAATATCCATTGGGAATAAAAAAGAGATGGTTTGGGCTTCATGTCTCCTGCCAAATGATAGGATACATTCTTGGAACTACTGGCTGGGTCATCGGCCTGTCCCTTGGAACTGCTTCCAAGTTCTATATCTTTAGAACTCACCGCCTTTATGCCATGTTCATTTTCTCTTTCACAACCTTACAA ATGTTAGCGTTACGCTTAAAACCGGAGAAAAACGACGAGTATAGGAAGCATTGGAACATGTATCATCATTTTCTGGGGTATGCATTGCTTGGTGTGATCTCAATAAATATATTCAACGGAATTGACATATTGAAACCAGACATGACATGGAAATGGATTTACACTGGAATTCTTATAGCCTTTGCAGCCATTGTTGCAGCTCTTGAGATCTTTACTTGGACCAAATTTAAAACTTCTGTTAAACCAACTGCTCCTGCACCACAACAAGGACCTGGTTCTACTACTACTACTCTATGCCCTCCATCAAAGAGAAATTGTTAG
- the LOC126670474 gene encoding stigma-specific STIG1-like protein 4, with the protein MKLLNIFLVLVLVTPLVLSVSALPQEQEQEVQENSNDQEVQENINNQELEVLENINDKQQEGDEYHELLTEQSSDDEVSSEHKSGRVLYQRRFWRPRRVQCNKYPWICHAWGSPGPHCCNKKCVNVLADRMNCGACGNKCKYNQTCCNGKCVNPYFSRGHCGGCNNRCKVGGFCAFGLCNYA; encoded by the coding sequence ATGAAGTTACTAAACATTTTCTTGGTTCTTGTTCTTGTAACGCCTCTAGTCTTGAGTGTTTCTGCATTACCAcaagaacaagaacaagaagtACAAGAAAATAGTAACGATCAAGAAGtacaagaaaatattaataatcaAGAACTCGAAGTACTCGAAAATATTaatgataaacaacaagaaGGTGATGAGTATCATGAATTGCTGACCGAACAATCTTCCGATGATGAAGTTAGTTCGGAACATAAATCTGGTCGCGTTCTATATCAAAGGAGATTCTGGAGACCTCGTCGTGTACAATGTAACAAATACCCTTGGATTTGCCATGCATGGGGCAGTCCGGGGCCACATTGCTGCAACAAAAAGTGCGTAAATGTGTTGGCGGATCGCATGAACTGTGGAGCTTGCGGAAATAAATGCAAATATAATCAGACTTGCTGTAATGGAAAATGTGTTAATCCATATTTCAGTCGAGGGCATTGTGGAGGATGCAATAATAGGTGCAAAGTTGGAGGATTTTGTGCTTTTGGTCTTTGCAATTATGCAtag